A window of the Paraburkholderia sp. ZP32-5 genome harbors these coding sequences:
- a CDS encoding cysteine hydrolase family protein — protein MRPPLPSAGAVLLLIDLQQAIDHPSWGERNNPHAETQVSRLLAYWRSRGWPVWHIRHDSTEAMSHYRPGQPGHEFKASNTPIAGEPVIAKQTNNAFIRTGLEDRLRAAGHHTLVVAGVITNNSVEATVRMAGNLSFDTYLVADGCFTFARIDWNGTRRSAEEVHAMSLANLHLEYCTVVTTDALLREDS, from the coding sequence ATGCGTCCTCCGCTTCCCTCCGCTGGCGCCGTCCTCCTGCTGATCGACCTGCAACAGGCGATCGATCATCCCAGCTGGGGAGAACGCAACAACCCTCACGCTGAAACGCAGGTGAGCCGACTACTCGCGTATTGGCGCAGCCGGGGCTGGCCCGTATGGCATATCCGGCACGACTCTACCGAGGCCATGTCCCACTATCGACCCGGCCAACCTGGACATGAATTCAAAGCGTCGAACACACCCATTGCCGGTGAACCCGTTATTGCCAAACAGACGAACAATGCGTTCATCAGGACCGGTCTGGAGGATCGGCTGAGAGCCGCGGGCCACCATACGCTGGTCGTCGCCGGCGTCATCACCAACAACTCCGTGGAAGCTACGGTCCGGATGGCTGGCAATCTCAGTTTCGATACCTACCTCGTTGCCGACGGCTGCTTCACTTTCGCGCGAATCGACTGGAACGGAACGCGTCGCAGCGCGGAAGAGGTTCATGCGATGTCACTCGCGAATCTGCACTTGGAATACTGCACCGTCGTTACCACGGACGCGCTGCTGCGCGAAGACAGCTAG
- the ppnP gene encoding pyrimidine/purine nucleoside phosphorylase — MTAATQFDQVSVVKKANVYFDGKCVSHTVLFADGTRKTLGVILPGTLNFGTDAPELMEVQAGKCRIRLDGSDEWKTYAAGESFSVPGESRFDIDVVETLDYVCSYL; from the coding sequence ATGACGGCTGCAACGCAATTCGATCAGGTTTCTGTTGTTAAGAAAGCCAACGTCTACTTCGACGGCAAGTGCGTGTCGCACACCGTTCTTTTCGCCGACGGCACGCGCAAGACGCTCGGCGTGATCCTGCCGGGCACGCTGAACTTCGGCACCGACGCACCGGAGCTGATGGAAGTGCAGGCCGGCAAGTGCCGTATTCGCCTCGATGGCAGCGACGAGTGGAAAACCTACGCCGCGGGCGAATCGTTTTCGGTGCCGGGCGAGAGCCGCTTCGATATCGATGTGGTCGAAACGCTCGATTACGTTTGCAGCTATCTGTAA
- a CDS encoding ArsR/SmtB family transcription factor, with amino-acid sequence MDVQPKVAATAFLIADAARAAMLMALADGRALPAGELAYAAGVTAQTASSHLAKLLDGGLLSVEKEGRHRYYRLADAQVAALLENLATIAARTPVRRKPHGREARTLRVARCCYDHLAGQVGVAITQQLMERGFLAAGSDKRFEVTPTGTQFFGDLGIDVATLRPGKHGIARQCLDWTERQHHLAGPLGAKFMSTLCDNGWLMRSPSSRAVQVTPRGWAQLYETLGVRMSVVDEA; translated from the coding sequence ATGGACGTTCAACCGAAAGTCGCCGCCACGGCGTTCCTGATCGCGGACGCCGCCCGCGCGGCCATGCTGATGGCCCTCGCGGATGGCCGCGCGCTGCCCGCCGGCGAGTTGGCCTACGCGGCCGGCGTCACGGCGCAGACCGCGAGCAGCCACCTCGCGAAATTGCTGGATGGCGGCCTGCTCAGCGTCGAAAAAGAAGGGCGTCACCGCTACTACCGGCTTGCGGATGCGCAAGTGGCCGCGCTGCTCGAAAACCTTGCGACGATCGCCGCGCGAACGCCAGTGCGCCGCAAACCGCATGGGCGCGAGGCGCGGACACTGCGTGTCGCGCGATGCTGTTACGACCATCTGGCGGGTCAGGTCGGCGTGGCGATCACGCAGCAATTGATGGAGCGCGGTTTTCTCGCGGCCGGAAGCGACAAGCGCTTCGAGGTGACGCCCACCGGCACGCAGTTTTTCGGCGATCTCGGTATCGATGTCGCGACGCTGCGGCCGGGTAAGCATGGCATCGCCCGCCAGTGCCTCGACTGGACCGAGCGGCAGCACCATCTTGCTGGTCCGCTCGGCGCGAAATTCATGTCGACGCTATGCGATAACGGCTGGCTGATGCGTTCGCCTTCGTCGCGCGCGGTGCAGGTTACGCCGCGTGGCTGGGCGCAGTTGTACGAGACGCTGGGGGTGCGGATGAGTGTGGTTGATGAGGCGTAA
- a CDS encoding MFS transporter, whose product MNTRIQQRAVLLATSISYVVVILDTSIVNVALAPIATSLASGLSGLQWVVNAYTLTFASLLLSGGTLGDRVGARNVYIAGLAIFTGASALCGIASGLAMLIGARIAQGIGAALLVPASLALINRACPHPRERAAAFGVWAALGGLAMAAGPLIGGVLIGLIGWRSIFLLNVPVCLAGIVLALRVDTQVSATASRRFDIAGQIAAIATLALLNITVIELPAYGWSAPIIVAGFAATLAAGCAFVAIETRRSQPMLPIVLFRHAGFSSAIFVSMVSAFAFYGLMFDLSLYFQHQRGDTPMQTGLAFLPLTVVVPIGSLLSKRAVSWLGPGRLVAGACMLAALGYIGLWVIVGRFPSLPFALALPAIGVAASLITPATTATLMASVDSSRSGIAAAVLNAARQTGAVLGVAISGSMIAIAHSIAGGMRGGLLLSGALSIAAGVFWWLASIPTQAIRNQTSG is encoded by the coding sequence ATGAACACTCGAATACAGCAGCGTGCCGTACTGCTCGCGACCAGCATCAGCTACGTCGTCGTGATCCTCGATACGTCGATCGTCAATGTCGCGCTCGCGCCGATAGCCACGAGTCTCGCAAGCGGGCTGAGCGGTCTGCAATGGGTCGTCAACGCCTATACGCTGACGTTTGCGAGCCTGCTATTGTCGGGCGGCACGCTGGGCGACCGCGTCGGCGCGCGCAACGTCTATATCGCCGGGCTCGCGATTTTCACCGGCGCGTCGGCGCTGTGCGGCATTGCGTCCGGCCTCGCGATGCTGATCGGCGCGCGCATTGCGCAGGGCATCGGCGCGGCGCTGCTGGTGCCCGCATCGCTCGCGCTGATCAATCGCGCGTGCCCGCATCCTCGCGAGCGCGCGGCTGCGTTCGGCGTATGGGCGGCACTCGGTGGTCTCGCGATGGCGGCCGGGCCATTGATTGGCGGTGTGCTGATCGGCCTTATCGGTTGGCGCAGCATTTTTCTGCTGAACGTGCCGGTCTGTCTGGCCGGCATTGTGCTCGCGCTCAGAGTCGATACACAGGTGTCGGCCACGGCCTCGCGTCGTTTCGATATTGCCGGACAGATCGCGGCCATCGCGACGCTCGCGCTGTTGAATATCACGGTGATTGAATTGCCGGCCTACGGGTGGTCGGCGCCGATTATCGTCGCCGGCTTTGCGGCTACGCTGGCGGCGGGTTGCGCATTCGTTGCAATCGAAACCAGACGTTCGCAGCCGATGCTGCCCATCGTGCTTTTTCGCCATGCCGGCTTTTCCAGCGCGATTTTCGTGTCGATGGTGTCGGCGTTTGCGTTTTACGGGCTGATGTTCGATCTCAGCCTGTACTTCCAGCATCAGCGTGGCGACACGCCGATGCAGACCGGACTCGCATTTTTGCCGCTGACGGTGGTCGTGCCGATCGGCAGTCTGCTGTCGAAACGCGCGGTGAGCTGGCTGGGACCGGGACGTCTCGTGGCCGGCGCGTGCATGCTTGCGGCGCTGGGTTATATCGGCCTCTGGGTGATCGTTGGCCGTTTTCCGTCGTTGCCGTTTGCGTTGGCGTTGCCCGCGATCGGCGTTGCCGCGAGTCTGATCACGCCCGCGACAACCGCAACGTTGATGGCATCGGTCGACAGCAGCCGCTCCGGCATCGCGGCGGCGGTGCTCAATGCCGCGCGTCAGACCGGCGCGGTGCTCGGCGTCGCGATTTCGGGGAGCATGATCGCGATCGCGCATTCGATCGCAGGCGGCATGCGCGGCGGGCTACTGCTTTCGGGCGCGCTGTCGATTGCAGCCGGCGTGTTCTGGTGGCTTGCGTCGATCCCGACCCAAGCCATCCGCAATCAGACATCCGGCTGA
- a CDS encoding DsbA family oxidoreductase — MKQQLTIDFVSDIACPWCAIGLSSLQLALERLHDSVDAQIVVHPFELNPEMGPDGEDIVDYLGKKYGRTPAQIAETQAMIRERGASVGFDFGPRTRTYNTFDAHRLLHWAGLKGQQLPLKLALLRAYHADGKNPGNHDVLVETAQSVGLDADEAREVLTSGAYADEVREAEQSNQQMGIQSVPSIIFNQRYLVTGGQPVEQFVQAIQQIVAKGDAEEA; from the coding sequence ATGAAACAGCAGCTCACGATCGATTTCGTCTCCGACATCGCGTGCCCGTGGTGCGCAATCGGCCTGTCGTCGCTTCAGCTCGCGCTCGAGCGCCTGCACGACAGCGTCGACGCACAGATCGTCGTCCATCCGTTCGAACTGAATCCGGAGATGGGACCGGACGGCGAAGACATCGTCGATTATCTCGGCAAGAAATACGGCCGCACGCCCGCGCAAATCGCCGAAACGCAGGCGATGATCCGCGAACGCGGCGCGAGCGTCGGCTTCGATTTCGGCCCGCGCACGCGCACTTACAACACGTTCGACGCGCACCGCCTGCTGCACTGGGCGGGCCTGAAGGGGCAACAGCTGCCGCTCAAGCTCGCGCTGCTGCGCGCCTATCACGCCGACGGCAAGAACCCCGGTAACCATGACGTACTGGTCGAAACGGCTCAATCGGTCGGACTCGATGCCGACGAAGCGCGCGAAGTGCTGACGAGCGGCGCCTATGCCGACGAGGTTCGCGAGGCGGAGCAAAGCAATCAGCAGATGGGCATTCAGTCGGTGCCGTCGATTATCTTCAACCAGCGCTATCTGGTGACGGGCGGACAGCCGGTCGAGCAATTCGTGCAGGCGATCCAGCAGATCGTCGCGAAGGGCGACGCCGAAGAAGCCTGA
- a CDS encoding 2OG-Fe(II) oxygenase: MNSHRTATSPLAATISPAPTIDSRVDALDWRQIEQDLDQYGCAAVPQLISPRECDALAALYPRDDLYRSRVVMARHGFGRGEYKYFAYPLPTLIGELRGAIYPHLVPVANRWNRAMGIDVRYPEEHAEFIRRCHDAGQVRPTPLILQYGEGDYNCLHQDLYGEHVFPLQVAILLSEPGRDFTGGEFVMTEQRPRMQSRAEVVPLAKGDAVVFTVNSRPVQGTRGPYRVNLRHGVSRLRSGHRHTVGIIFHDAQ, from the coding sequence ATGAACTCACACCGAACCGCGACTTCCCCACTCGCCGCGACGATCTCCCCCGCGCCAACCATCGATAGCCGCGTCGATGCGCTCGACTGGCGCCAGATCGAACAGGACCTCGATCAATACGGTTGTGCCGCCGTACCGCAACTGATCAGCCCGCGCGAGTGCGACGCGCTCGCGGCGCTCTATCCGCGCGACGACCTTTATCGCAGCCGCGTCGTGATGGCACGCCACGGTTTCGGCCGCGGCGAATACAAGTACTTTGCCTATCCGCTGCCGACGCTCATCGGCGAATTGCGCGGCGCGATCTATCCGCATCTGGTGCCGGTTGCGAACCGCTGGAACCGCGCCATGGGCATCGACGTGCGTTACCCGGAAGAACACGCGGAATTCATTCGACGCTGCCACGACGCCGGCCAGGTTCGCCCGACGCCGCTGATCCTGCAATACGGCGAAGGCGATTACAACTGCCTGCATCAGGATCTTTATGGCGAGCATGTATTTCCGCTGCAGGTCGCGATACTGCTATCGGAGCCGGGGCGTGATTTCACCGGCGGCGAGTTCGTGATGACCGAGCAGCGTCCGCGCATGCAATCGCGCGCCGAAGTCGTGCCGCTCGCGAAGGGCGACGCGGTCGTGTTTACCGTGAATAGTCGGCCGGTGCAGGGCACGCGCGGGCCGTATCGCGTGAATCTGCGGCATGGCGTGAGCCGTTTGCGCTCCGGGCATCGGCATACGGTCGGGATCATCTTTCACGACGCGCAGTAA
- a CDS encoding LysR family transcriptional regulator, translating into MENLLKKLDLTSLRLFVAVCQERNIARAAEREFIASSAVSRRIAEIEAMIGLPVIQRQSRGITVTPVGETVLRYALAIIGNIEQMSAELSRFSSGVKGRVRVVANLSSIVQFLPEDVAAFGRAFPDVSIELEEENSADVLRIVDEHGADFGICNRVEGSEAFEQVPYRQDRLAVLVPGGHRLAGTTRVAFDELLDDSFVGLRSESALTRLLAQQATSAGRPLDVRIRVSSLDALCRMVHAGLGIAIVPEQVAQLYVNTLDVRLLSLGDAWAERHLIMIFKAREQLSASAAALVAFLGSQGQSQA; encoded by the coding sequence ATGGAAAACCTGCTCAAGAAACTCGACCTCACTTCGCTGCGCCTGTTCGTCGCCGTCTGTCAGGAGCGCAACATCGCGCGCGCGGCGGAGCGCGAGTTCATCGCATCGTCGGCGGTGAGCCGGCGCATCGCCGAGATCGAGGCAATGATCGGTCTGCCGGTCATTCAGCGCCAGTCGCGCGGCATCACCGTGACACCGGTCGGCGAAACCGTGCTGCGCTACGCGCTCGCGATCATCGGCAACATCGAGCAGATGAGCGCGGAGTTGTCGCGCTTTTCGTCGGGCGTGAAAGGGCGCGTGCGGGTGGTCGCGAATCTGTCGTCGATCGTGCAGTTTCTGCCCGAAGACGTCGCCGCGTTCGGCCGCGCGTTTCCGGACGTGTCGATCGAACTCGAAGAAGAAAACAGCGCGGACGTGCTGCGTATCGTCGATGAACACGGCGCGGATTTCGGCATCTGCAACCGGGTAGAAGGCAGCGAGGCGTTCGAGCAGGTGCCGTATCGCCAGGACCGGCTTGCGGTGCTGGTACCGGGCGGTCATCGGCTCGCGGGCACCACGCGCGTCGCGTTCGATGAACTGCTCGACGACAGCTTCGTCGGGCTACGCAGCGAAAGCGCGCTGACGCGTCTGCTCGCGCAGCAGGCCACGAGCGCCGGGCGGCCGCTCGATGTGCGGATCCGCGTGAGCAGTCTCGACGCGCTGTGCCGGATGGTGCATGCGGGGCTCGGCATTGCGATCGTGCCCGAGCAGGTCGCGCAGCTGTATGTGAATACGCTCGACGTGCGCCTGCTGTCGCTCGGCGATGCATGGGCCGAGCGACATCTGATCATGATCTTCAAGGCACGCGAGCAGTTGAGCGCGAGCGCGGCCGCATTGGTCGCGTTTCTCGGCAGCCAGGGCCAGAGTCAGGCTTAG
- a CDS encoding aconitase family protein — protein sequence MSDTIRLDGRVLYLSQDPAVIEAQLAGENFTCATAGPLRDNVSTDEITPVTVMLTYDERLGQYPYVGFKAGERVPIGRNAVKDGGFQVTVAGKRYGKGSSRESSPLAELSAGIRLIVAESFERIYQQNCDNIGILTTTDFPVLDRLVAGEAVPIDEFLKGRDALTQQIIRSGGLLAYSKFADWPVPGERDSATAIDAASTEPKTLVEKIIERHLHPGTVSARRGDGVFIAADWRFSHDYFTGMCAHLMHRAFGKPAPLHAPDHIIAFQDHLVLAPQSIPHVRDGLLPGVANLMEGHTSFARDYPVRAHGALDGAPGSEGICHALMAEQYVLPGQVACGTDSHTPHSGALGCLAFGAGATEIANSWVTGYVRCKVPQTLRIEIDGRLRDGVSAKDVVLHLLHLDAIRSGGAIGLVFEYGGEAVRAMSIDERATLANMVAELGGFTGIVEPDERTVAFLKERRGIDFALESWMKSDAGASYHDTIRIDANAIEPMLARPGDPGNGMPAPQLNEDVAIDIAYGGSCTAGKREDFDFYHEVLRWGVEHGIRVADGTRLYLQFGTMAVRAYCEEQGYLPVFERAGVTLVMPGCGSCANCGPGQSADAKDVTISAINRNFPGRSGPGDVWLASPYTVAASALAGKIMTFEQLKRAHG from the coding sequence ATGAGCGATACGATTCGTCTGGACGGCCGTGTGCTGTACCTGTCGCAGGACCCGGCGGTGATCGAAGCGCAACTGGCCGGCGAAAACTTCACGTGCGCGACGGCAGGGCCGCTGCGCGACAACGTTTCCACCGACGAAATCACACCGGTCACCGTGATGCTCACGTACGACGAGCGCCTCGGCCAGTATCCGTACGTCGGCTTCAAGGCGGGCGAGCGTGTGCCGATCGGCCGCAACGCGGTGAAGGACGGCGGCTTCCAGGTGACGGTGGCGGGCAAGCGCTATGGCAAGGGTTCGTCGCGCGAATCGAGTCCGCTCGCGGAGTTGTCGGCCGGTATCCGGCTGATCGTCGCGGAGAGCTTCGAGCGGATCTATCAGCAGAACTGCGACAACATCGGCATTCTGACCACCACTGATTTTCCGGTGCTCGATCGCCTGGTTGCGGGCGAAGCCGTGCCGATCGACGAATTCCTGAAGGGCCGCGATGCGCTGACGCAACAGATCATCCGCAGCGGCGGATTGCTCGCGTACAGCAAATTCGCGGACTGGCCGGTGCCGGGCGAGCGCGATAGCGCGACCGCAATCGATGCGGCGTCCACCGAACCGAAGACGCTGGTCGAGAAGATCATCGAGCGTCATCTGCATCCGGGTACCGTGAGCGCGCGACGGGGCGATGGCGTATTCATCGCCGCCGACTGGCGCTTCAGCCACGACTATTTCACCGGGATGTGCGCGCACCTGATGCATCGCGCGTTCGGCAAGCCGGCGCCGTTGCATGCGCCCGATCACATCATCGCGTTTCAGGATCATCTGGTGCTCGCGCCGCAAAGTATTCCGCACGTGCGCGACGGCTTGCTGCCTGGTGTCGCGAATCTGATGGAAGGCCATACGTCGTTCGCACGCGACTATCCGGTGCGCGCGCATGGCGCGCTCGACGGCGCGCCGGGTTCGGAAGGGATCTGTCATGCGTTGATGGCCGAGCAATACGTGTTGCCGGGCCAGGTCGCGTGCGGCACCGATTCGCACACGCCGCATTCGGGCGCGCTCGGCTGCCTCGCGTTCGGTGCGGGCGCAACCGAGATCGCGAATAGCTGGGTAACGGGCTACGTGCGCTGCAAGGTGCCGCAGACGCTGCGTATCGAGATCGACGGCCGCCTGCGCGATGGCGTCAGCGCGAAGGACGTCGTGCTGCATCTGTTGCATCTCGATGCGATCCGCTCAGGCGGCGCGATCGGTCTCGTGTTCGAATATGGCGGCGAGGCGGTGCGCGCGATGTCGATCGACGAACGCGCGACGCTGGCCAACATGGTCGCGGAACTCGGCGGCTTTACCGGCATCGTCGAGCCTGACGAACGCACGGTCGCGTTTCTGAAGGAACGGCGTGGCATCGATTTCGCGCTTGAAAGCTGGATGAAAAGCGATGCGGGCGCGAGCTATCACGACACGATCCGTATCGATGCGAACGCAATCGAACCGATGCTCGCGCGTCCGGGCGACCCCGGCAACGGCATGCCGGCGCCGCAACTGAACGAGGACGTCGCGATCGATATCGCGTACGGCGGCTCGTGCACCGCGGGCAAGCGCGAAGACTTCGATTTCTATCACGAGGTGCTGCGCTGGGGTGTCGAGCATGGTATTCGCGTTGCGGACGGCACGCGTCTGTATCTGCAGTTCGGCACGATGGCGGTGCGCGCGTACTGTGAAGAGCAGGGCTATCTGCCGGTGTTCGAACGCGCGGGCGTGACACTCGTGATGCCGGGCTGCGGCTCGTGTGCGAACTGCGGGCCGGGGCAATCGGCCGATGCGAAGGACGTGACGATCAGCGCGATCAACCGCAATTTCCCGGGCCGCTCGGGGCCTGGCGATGTATGGCTCGCGAGTCCCTATACGGTCGCGGCGAGCGCGTTGGCCGGAAAAATTATGACCTTCGAACAATTGAAGCGCGCGCACGGCTAG
- a CDS encoding MFS transporter, protein MASPDQAGSVARSGGNAAYPAGAATQSADTADTPGTTGATASLDAGSISARLDRLPATRSIWKFVVLLSLGFFFELYDLLYSGYVAPGLVKSGILTATTHGLFGSTGVASFIAALFSGLFIGTIACGFLADRFGRRAVFTYSLLWYTAANVVMAFQETATGLNFWRFIAGVGIGVELVTIGTYISELVPKQIRGRAFACEQAVGFTAVPVVAFLSWFLVPRTLLGLDGWRWVVLIGAHGALFVWWIRRALPESPRWLAQRGRLAEADSVMRTLEAKVRSEYGRELPPPAPPVPVAPRGSFRDMWVPPYRSRTLMMTIFNIFQTVGFYGFANWVPTLLIKQGITITTSLMYSSVIALAAPIGPVIGLFIGDRFERKTVIVVMAGVNIVCGLWFSQASGAVLLVSLGVCLTLAGNIISYSYHAYQTELFPTSIRARAVGFVYSWSRFSAIFTAFMIAAVLRNFGTTGVFVFIAGAMLIVMLAIGLMGPRTNGLELEKISE, encoded by the coding sequence ATGGCATCCCCCGACCAAGCGGGGTCCGTCGCGCGCAGCGGCGGCAACGCAGCCTATCCCGCCGGCGCGGCGACTCAATCCGCCGACACGGCCGACACGCCCGGTACCACCGGCGCCACCGCGTCGCTCGACGCAGGCAGCATTTCCGCACGCCTCGACAGGCTGCCCGCCACGCGTTCCATCTGGAAGTTCGTGGTGCTGCTGAGCCTCGGCTTCTTCTTCGAACTCTACGACCTGCTTTATTCCGGCTATGTCGCGCCGGGTCTCGTCAAGAGCGGAATACTCACCGCGACCACGCACGGGCTGTTCGGCTCGACCGGTGTCGCGAGCTTTATCGCCGCGCTGTTCAGCGGCCTGTTTATCGGCACGATCGCGTGCGGTTTTCTCGCGGATCGCTTCGGGCGCCGCGCGGTGTTCACGTATTCGCTGCTGTGGTACACGGCGGCCAATGTCGTGATGGCGTTTCAGGAGACCGCCACTGGCCTCAATTTCTGGCGCTTTATCGCGGGTGTCGGCATCGGCGTCGAACTGGTGACGATCGGTACTTACATTTCCGAGCTGGTCCCCAAGCAGATTCGCGGCCGTGCATTCGCGTGCGAGCAGGCGGTCGGTTTTACCGCGGTGCCGGTCGTCGCGTTTCTGTCGTGGTTTCTGGTGCCGCGCACGCTGCTCGGTCTCGACGGCTGGCGCTGGGTCGTGCTGATCGGCGCGCACGGCGCGTTGTTCGTGTGGTGGATTCGTCGCGCGCTGCCGGAAAGCCCGCGCTGGCTCGCGCAGCGCGGACGTCTTGCCGAAGCCGATAGCGTGATGCGCACACTCGAAGCAAAAGTACGCAGCGAATACGGCCGCGAGTTGCCGCCGCCCGCGCCGCCGGTGCCGGTCGCGCCGCGCGGCAGCTTCCGCGACATGTGGGTGCCGCCGTACCGCAGCCGCACGCTGATGATGACGATCTTCAACATCTTCCAGACGGTCGGCTTCTACGGCTTCGCGAACTGGGTGCCGACGCTGCTGATCAAGCAGGGCATCACGATTACGACGAGCCTGATGTATTCGAGCGTGATCGCACTGGCCGCGCCGATCGGTCCGGTGATCGGCCTCTTTATCGGCGATCGTTTCGAGCGCAAGACCGTGATCGTCGTGATGGCCGGCGTGAATATCGTGTGCGGGCTATGGTTCAGCCAGGCATCGGGCGCGGTGCTGCTGGTGAGCCTCGGCGTGTGCCTGACGCTCGCCGGCAACATCATTTCGTATAGCTATCACGCGTATCAGACCGAGCTGTTCCCGACCAGCATCCGGGCGCGCGCAGTCGGCTTCGTCTACTCGTGGAGCCGTTTTTCCGCGATTTTCACCGCGTTCATGATCGCGGCCGTGCTGCGCAACTTCGGCACGACCGGCGTGTTCGTGTTCATCGCCGGCGCGATGCTGATCGTGATGCTGGCGATCGGTTTGATGGGTCCGCGCACCAACGGGCTCGAACTCGAGAAGATCTCCGAGTAA